The Patescibacteria group bacterium genome has a segment encoding these proteins:
- a CDS encoding terminase small subunit, which translates to MTKKLTLKQSKFKESILQGDNGTKAAIKAGYAVKSARVSAHRNITNHNIKAEIDKGIARIEAKTDVTIQEIINNARYLIELGISKKNGTDIAAGNKQLGEMIAAFKQVQQVEQVKPQVVLFKEVMDKGEE; encoded by the coding sequence ATGACTAAAAAGCTAACTCTAAAACAAAGTAAATTTAAAGAAAGTATCTTACAGGGTGATAATGGCACAAAAGCCGCCATAAAAGCTGGTTATGCAGTTAAATCCGCAAGAGTATCGGCGCATAGAAATATAACAAACCATAACATAAAGGCCGAAATAGACAAAGGTATCGCCAGGATTGAAGCAAAAACAGATGTTACAATACAAGAAATTATAAATAATGCTCGATATTTAATCGAATTAGGCATAAGTAAGAAAAACGGTACGGATATAGCTGCTGGCAATAAACAATTAGGTGAAATGATTGCTGCCTTTAAGCAAGTGCAGCAGGTTGAACAGGTTAAGCCGCAAGTCGTTTTGTTTAAAGAAGTTATGGATAAAGGGGAAGAATAA